From a single Fusobacterium pseudoperiodonticum genomic region:
- the pglZ gene encoding BREX-1 system phosphatase PglZ type A produces the protein MEIDKIKELLEYRFSLTTELPQKRHIIFWYDTKNEFKDLIDNLNLTDVKIIKLTKSLDKKGESIYTNIFKIKYTLEVIDTESNYLIYSEHPRSIDSENYLLDIEKYSEFFEADKSAMIVEELKLDRTNYKLGEIIKDYPSFFANKERREKLTKLIEQPESIDEEEFKLSILTVISGAKTVDILEIIKNIILNKSKLQDIEKWLNLDFLFFEIKKKFDVEVTSFEQFLKILMVTHFYFQLQKKAHTNLENYFTGRKNELYIFAESLLQNKQISEIIREEFYYLAKDLNIKDRIDELELDYSISGTAFEYFDKVIIKDIIDIFNSEVIDYEKYKKYIEIRLDNSLWIEKYQYFYKALLALNDFFRLKDSLIIEDRKVLKDIFKDYTEHYFLIDKLYRDFYFYHDKIKNDELAPLFDILKAKIDKFYEVDYLEKLLALWSSKVYERENLAQQRDFYKNNIANADVRTVVIISDALRYEVGYEISQQLRKEANVKEIKLDAMLTDLPSRTFLGMANLLPCKIERNIDLVSAKVIVDGIDSQGTENREKILKLSCEESSAISYDNFNKMNRGKQEEYIKGKKVIYIYHDSIDAIGDKAKTESNTFNACKDAVEDIVGLSKLLSSLGVVNVYITSDHGFLYEKKEVEEYNKLELKNTKYEAIGKRYAIYKKEAEEKACITLKLDSLYGVFPEKNQRIKASGSGLQFVHGGASPQEMIIPLINYKSGANSKKISKVDLRIRESVGKITSNLTKFSIYQIEAVSIKDKFIERDVSVALYDENVRVSDEKKLKLNSTEENTIHDFRLTLSGEHKKVTLKVIDIESGDILDSKEYIVSIGIASDFDF, from the coding sequence ATGGAAATAGATAAAATCAAAGAACTGCTTGAGTATAGATTTAGTTTAACTACTGAGCTTCCTCAAAAAAGACATATAATTTTTTGGTATGATACTAAAAATGAATTTAAAGATTTAATAGATAATTTAAATTTAACTGATGTAAAAATTATCAAATTAACTAAATCTCTTGATAAAAAGGGAGAATCTATATATACGAATATATTTAAAATAAAATATACTTTAGAAGTTATAGATACTGAATCAAATTATTTAATTTATAGTGAACATCCTAGATCTATTGACAGTGAAAATTATCTTTTAGATATAGAAAAATACTCAGAGTTCTTTGAAGCAGATAAGTCTGCAATGATAGTTGAAGAACTAAAATTAGATAGAACTAACTATAAATTAGGAGAAATTATCAAAGACTATCCTAGCTTCTTTGCTAATAAAGAAAGAAGAGAAAAACTAACAAAATTGATTGAACAGCCTGAATCAATCGATGAAGAAGAATTTAAACTTTCAATATTGACTGTTATTTCTGGAGCAAAAACAGTTGATATCTTAGAAATAATAAAAAATATAATTTTAAATAAATCTAAACTACAAGATATAGAAAAATGGCTAAATTTAGATTTTTTATTTTTTGAAATAAAGAAAAAATTTGATGTTGAAGTTACTAGTTTTGAACAATTTTTAAAAATTCTTATGGTAACTCATTTTTATTTTCAATTACAAAAGAAAGCTCATACAAATTTAGAAAACTATTTTACAGGTAGAAAAAATGAATTATACATTTTTGCTGAATCTCTATTACAAAATAAACAAATTTCTGAAATTATAAGAGAAGAATTTTATTACTTAGCTAAAGATTTGAATATAAAAGATAGAATAGATGAGTTAGAACTAGATTATTCTATCTCAGGAACAGCTTTTGAATACTTTGATAAGGTTATTATTAAAGATATTATAGATATCTTTAATTCAGAAGTTATAGATTATGAAAAATATAAGAAATACATTGAAATAAGACTAGATAATTCTTTATGGATAGAAAAGTATCAATACTTCTATAAGGCATTGTTAGCTCTTAATGATTTCTTTAGATTAAAAGATTCATTGATAATTGAAGATAGAAAAGTATTAAAGGATATTTTTAAAGATTATACTGAGCATTATTTCTTAATAGATAAATTATATAGAGATTTCTATTTTTATCATGATAAAATAAAAAATGATGAATTAGCCCCTTTATTCGACATATTAAAGGCTAAAATAGATAAGTTTTATGAAGTTGATTATCTTGAAAAGTTATTAGCTTTATGGTCAAGTAAAGTCTATGAAAGAGAAAATTTAGCTCAACAAAGAGATTTCTATAAAAATAATATAGCAAATGCTGATGTTAGAACTGTTGTCATAATTTCAGATGCTTTAAGATATGAAGTTGGATATGAGATTAGTCAACAATTAAGAAAAGAAGCAAATGTTAAAGAGATAAAATTAGATGCTATGTTGACTGACTTACCAAGTAGAACTTTCTTAGGAATGGCAAACTTATTACCATGTAAAATAGAAAGAAATATTGATTTAGTATCAGCTAAAGTAATTGTTGATGGTATAGACAGTCAAGGAACAGAAAATAGAGAAAAAATATTAAAACTTAGTTGTGAAGAATCTTCTGCTATTTCTTATGATAATTTTAATAAGATGAATAGAGGAAAACAAGAAGAATATATAAAAGGAAAGAAAGTTATATATATCTACCATGATAGTATCGATGCAATAGGAGATAAGGCAAAGACTGAAAGCAATACTTTTAATGCATGTAAAGATGCTGTTGAAGATATTGTAGGCTTATCTAAATTACTTTCAAGCCTTGGAGTTGTAAATGTCTATATAACAAGTGATCATGGCTTCCTATATGAAAAGAAAGAAGTTGAAGAATATAATAAGCTTGAACTAAAGAATACAAAATATGAGGCTATAGGAAAGAGATATGCTATATATAAAAAAGAAGCTGAGGAAAAAGCTTGTATTACTTTAAAATTAGATTCTTTGTATGGAGTATTTCCAGAAAAAAATCAAAGAATAAAAGCTAGTGGAAGTGGCCTACAATTTGTACATGGTGGAGCTAGTCCACAAGAAATGATAATTCCATTGATAAACTATAAAAGTGGAGCTAATTCTAAAAAAATATCTAAGGTTGACCTTAGAATAAGAGAAAGTGTTGGAAAGATAACATCTAATTTAACAAAATTCTCTATATATCAAATAGAAGCTGTAAGTATCAAAGATAAATTTATAGAAAGAGATGTTTCAGTAGCACTATATGATGAAAATGTTAGAGTTAGTGATGAAAAAAAATTAAAATTAAATTCAACAGAGGAAAATACTATACACGATTTTAGATTGACTTTAAGTGGTGAACACAAAAAAGTTACATTAAAAGTTATAGATATTGAATCAGGAGATATATTAGATTCAAAGGAATATATTGTGAGTATCGGAATTGCTTCAGATTTTGATTTTTAG
- the brxL gene encoding protease Lon-related BREX system protein BrxL, giving the protein MDINEIGSKVFEGKIVRKDLVSKIKGGANVPVYVLEYLLGMYCNQTDEDSIEEGMLKVKKILTENYVRPDEAEKVKSKIREIGVYNVIDKVTVVLNEKKDRYEGHLSNLGVSNIEIHKNYIKDYEKLLSGGIWCILTLSYQYDELNISESPFKLNKLKPIQIASLDMNEVFEARKHFTKDEWIGFLLRSSGMEFESFDKDAIWHLLARMMPLVENNYNLCELGPRGTGKSYIYKEISPNSILLSGGQTTVANLFYNMSKRQVGLVGYWDVVAFDEIAGIKFKDKDGIQIMKDFMASGSFARGKEEKNANASMVFIGNINQSVDVLLKTAHLLVDFPPEMNNDSAFFDRMHCYIPGWDIPKLSPKSFTKEYGLIVDYMAEIFRELRKTSYGDALDKYFSLGRDLNQRDTIAVRKTVSALIKLVYPDGVFTKEEVEEILVRALEYRRRIKEQLKKMAGMEFFATNFSYVDKESGEEKYVGLKEQGGSKLIPEGPLKAGSLYTIAISTNSVKGLYKVESQISAGKGKITVSDNKYRKTFENAFNYLKINSKRISGAINISEKEFYLSVADEKNVGNTEAITLGGFIAMCSIALNRQLMPQTVVLGEMALSGSINAVSDLVSMLQIAREAGAKKALIPILNAVDMSTLPPDILMDIQPIFFQDPIDATQKALGLI; this is encoded by the coding sequence ATGGATATAAATGAGATTGGAAGTAAAGTTTTTGAGGGTAAGATTGTAAGAAAAGATTTAGTTTCAAAAATAAAAGGTGGAGCAAATGTTCCTGTCTATGTTTTAGAATATTTACTTGGAATGTATTGTAATCAGACTGATGAAGATAGCATTGAAGAAGGTATGTTAAAGGTAAAAAAAATACTTACTGAAAATTATGTTCGTCCTGATGAAGCAGAAAAAGTAAAGTCTAAAATAAGAGAAATTGGAGTATATAATGTTATTGATAAGGTAACTGTTGTCTTAAATGAAAAAAAAGATAGATATGAGGGTCACCTTTCAAATTTAGGTGTTAGTAATATTGAAATTCATAAAAACTATATAAAAGATTATGAAAAATTATTAAGTGGAGGAATATGGTGTATATTAACTCTATCATATCAATATGATGAACTTAATATCAGTGAATCTCCATTTAAACTTAATAAATTAAAGCCAATTCAAATTGCAAGTTTAGATATGAATGAAGTTTTTGAAGCTAGAAAACATTTTACTAAAGATGAGTGGATAGGCTTCTTGCTTAGATCATCTGGAATGGAATTTGAAAGTTTTGATAAAGATGCTATATGGCATTTGTTAGCTAGAATGATGCCTCTTGTTGAAAACAATTACAACCTTTGTGAATTAGGTCCTAGAGGAACTGGGAAATCATATATTTATAAAGAGATCAGTCCTAATTCCATTCTCCTTTCAGGAGGGCAAACAACAGTAGCAAATCTTTTTTATAATATGTCAAAAAGACAAGTAGGTTTGGTAGGTTATTGGGATGTTGTTGCATTTGATGAAATTGCAGGAATAAAATTTAAAGATAAAGATGGTATACAAATAATGAAAGATTTTATGGCAAGTGGTTCTTTTGCAAGAGGGAAGGAAGAAAAGAATGCTAATGCCTCTATGGTCTTTATAGGTAATATTAATCAAAGTGTTGATGTTTTATTAAAAACAGCTCATCTTTTAGTTGATTTTCCACCTGAGATGAATAATGACTCTGCTTTCTTTGACAGAATGCATTGCTATATACCTGGTTGGGATATTCCAAAATTATCTCCAAAGTCTTTTACTAAGGAATATGGACTAATTGTTGACTATATGGCAGAAATATTTAGAGAGCTTAGAAAAACTTCATATGGAGATGCTTTAGATAAGTATTTTTCACTTGGTAGAGATTTAAATCAAAGAGATACTATTGCTGTTAGAAAAACTGTCTCTGCTCTAATTAAATTGGTCTATCCAGATGGAGTATTTACAAAGGAAGAAGTTGAAGAAATTTTAGTAAGAGCCTTAGAATATAGAAGAAGAATTAAAGAGCAATTAAAGAAAATGGCAGGAATGGAATTTTTTGCAACTAATTTTTCATATGTAGATAAAGAAAGTGGAGAAGAAAAATATGTTGGTTTAAAAGAACAAGGAGGAAGTAAGCTTATCCCAGAAGGACCTTTAAAAGCTGGAAGCCTATATACTATTGCAATTTCAACTAACTCTGTAAAAGGTCTATATAAAGTAGAAAGTCAAATATCTGCTGGGAAGGGGAAAATAACTGTATCAGATAACAAATATAGAAAAACTTTTGAGAATGCTTTTAACTATTTAAAGATAAATTCTAAGAGAATAAGTGGAGCAATAAACATAAGTGAAAAAGAATTTTACCTGTCTGTTGCTGATGAAAAAAATGTTGGTAATACAGAAGCTATAACTTTAGGAGGCTTTATTGCTATGTGTTCTATAGCTTTAAATAGACAACTTATGCCACAAACAGTTGTTCTAGGGGAAATGGCTTTATCGGGATCTATTAATGCAGTTTCAGATTTAGTTAGCATGCTTCAAATTGCTAGAGAAGCTGGAGCTAAAAAAGCATTGATTCCAATTTTAAATGCTGTTGATATGTCAACATTGCCTCCTGATATCTTAATGGATATTCAACCTATTTTTTTTCAAGATCCTATTGATGCAACTCAAAAAGCATTGGGACTTATTTAG
- a CDS encoding BrxA family protein, with protein MQYRGITSENFYLTEIRNTCRFILENGIQENLKELLKKNNILETFSESNFSKKYNTINKRLKSLTDNLKKQIVDTDLASAKFINLYSILCNERFILEFLEEVVKEKYDNYDYNIKESDFLIYLATKSEQSEIINNWTEAGKRKMLVKIKNFLTEGGFLEKNKDAYNIIKPVVESAVIDEIKENGNRKILKIMFY; from the coding sequence ATGCAATATAGAGGAATTACCTCAGAAAATTTCTATTTAACTGAAATTAGAAATACTTGTAGATTTATTTTAGAGAATGGAATTCAAGAAAATTTAAAAGAGTTATTAAAAAAAAATAATATTTTAGAAACATTTAGTGAAAGTAATTTCTCAAAAAAATATAATACTATAAATAAAAGATTAAAATCCTTAACTGATAATTTAAAAAAACAAATAGTAGATACTGATTTAGCTTCTGCAAAATTTATAAATCTTTATAGCATATTGTGTAATGAAAGGTTTATATTAGAGTTTTTAGAAGAAGTAGTCAAAGAGAAGTATGATAATTATGATTACAATATAAAAGAAAGTGATTTTTTAATTTATCTAGCTACTAAGTCTGAACAATCAGAGATTATTAATAATTGGACAGAAGCTGGTAAAAGAAAAATGTTAGTAAAGATTAAAAACTTTTTAACAGAAGGAGGCTTCTTAGAAAAAAATAAAGATGCTTATAATATAATAAAACCTGTTGTTGAGTCAGCTGTTATAGATGAAATTAAAGAAAATGGTAATAGAAAAATTTTAAAAATAATGTTCTATTAA
- a CDS encoding DUF1788 domain-containing protein has protein sequence MEIMKDRLKELIKKVNSDEFFNNRGLANEVPFYIFDYNPKYELEIRDFVKNRLLINLENNTRLKAVEIDLFELLLESMKNDNILESAFELEEKKGTKFLYEKLKKSFNTEIIMKYIAEKTKDKNFLILTGVGKVFPIVRTHTILNNLQNIFDHTKVLLFFPGEYTSTDLRLFGFQDNNYYRAFKI, from the coding sequence ATGGAGATAATGAAAGATAGATTAAAAGAGTTAATAAAAAAAGTGAATAGTGATGAATTTTTTAATAATAGAGGTTTAGCAAATGAAGTTCCTTTTTATATTTTTGACTACAATCCTAAATATGAATTAGAGATAAGGGATTTTGTAAAAAATAGATTATTAATTAATTTAGAAAATAATACTAGATTAAAAGCAGTAGAAATAGATCTATTTGAGCTACTTCTTGAAAGTATGAAAAACGATAATATTTTAGAAAGTGCTTTTGAACTTGAAGAAAAAAAAGGTACAAAATTTTTATATGAAAAATTAAAGAAAAGCTTTAATACTGAGATAATTATGAAATATATTGCAGAGAAAACAAAGGATAAGAACTTTTTAATATTAACTGGAGTTGGGAAAGTTTTTCCTATTGTTAGGACTCACACTATATTAAATAATTTACAAAATATATTTGATCATACAAAAGTATTGTTATTTTTTCCTGGTGAATATACTTCTACAGATTTAAGACTTTTTGGATTTCAAGATAATAATTATTATAGAGCATTTAAAATTTAA
- a CDS encoding tetratricopeptide repeat protein — MKKILLILFTVAIFVIGGIFGYKKILSIEKENKIIQLFNKDSLENFSKNKNEMLEKLKTLNKEEADELYEQYLESNNTILENLNIEHDKLLSGGINGIYNKDIAENFTDEEWKIANKFLNKYDLELWYLARGTCIIKEVPDFYYKTFKDYVTDDYKEYLKITSKENEEHYVADSGLCITLEELGDRIVTWENFLEKYPNSKLNDKVNNICNSYRRDYILGVPGGIYDYKESAEEYNRFIKKYPDSPTTELLGYYLEEVNLDKPENNDSEALSKMIDEYIEKYFYLGSLENRKKGNLFSEQTNTLLKEFNKNKEEVINKLKTLNKEEANKFYEDYLESNNEILEKMNENDYIMLDNAFYIGEGDIDKEKLNKQNKFLDNYGLEVVEIEEGFMLTEKKDFYYNIFKNYVSDDYRDFIKLCSEDIDYIDYFSSLEEHPEIIADKVINWEKFLEKYPDSKLRKKANDICYSYRDDYILALTSSQTTEVLKNGKINEDVKELNRFKNKYPNSPTTEIIKYYLENYKNEDIRDMLADKNEEIYNKGE; from the coding sequence ATGAAAAAGATTTTGCTTATTCTATTTACAGTAGCAATTTTTGTTATAGGAGGTATATTTGGCTATAAAAAAATTCTTTCTATTGAGAAAGAAAATAAAATTATTCAATTATTTAATAAAGACTCTTTAGAGAATTTTTCTAAAAATAAAAATGAAATGTTAGAAAAATTAAAGACATTGAATAAGGAAGAGGCAGATGAACTTTATGAACAATATTTAGAAAGTAATAATACAATATTAGAAAATCTAAATATAGAACATGATAAACTTTTGTCAGGTGGTATCAATGGTATCTATAATAAAGATATTGCTGAAAATTTCACTGATGAGGAATGGAAAATAGCCAATAAATTTTTAAATAAATATGATTTAGAACTTTGGTATCTTGCAAGAGGTACTTGCATAATAAAAGAAGTCCCAGATTTTTATTATAAAACTTTTAAAGATTATGTTACTGATGATTATAAGGAATATTTAAAAATCACTTCTAAGGAGAATGAAGAACATTATGTAGCAGATTCAGGTTTATGTATAACTCTTGAAGAATTAGGAGATAGAATTGTAACTTGGGAGAATTTTTTAGAAAAATATCCTAACAGTAAATTAAATGATAAAGTAAATAATATTTGTAATTCTTATAGAAGAGATTATATTTTGGGTGTTCCTGGTGGAATTTATGATTATAAAGAAAGTGCTGAGGAATATAATAGATTTATTAAAAAATATCCTGACAGCCCAACAACAGAACTTTTAGGATATTATTTAGAAGAGGTTAATCTTGATAAACCTGAGAATAATGACAGTGAAGCTTTATCTAAAATGATAGATGAATATATAGAAAAATATTTTTATTTAGGAAGTTTAGAAAATAGAAAAAAGGGAAATTTATTCTCTGAACAAACTAATACTTTATTAAAAGAATTTAATAAAAATAAGGAAGAAGTTATCAATAAATTAAAAACTTTGAATAAAGAAGAAGCTAATAAATTTTATGAAGATTACCTTGAAAGTAATAATGAAATTTTAGAAAAAATGAATGAAAATGATTATATTATGTTAGATAATGCCTTTTATATTGGAGAAGGTGATATAGATAAAGAAAAATTAAATAAACAAAATAAATTTTTAGATAATTATGGTTTAGAAGTTGTTGAAATTGAAGAAGGTTTTATGCTAACTGAAAAGAAGGATTTTTACTATAATATTTTTAAAAATTATGTAAGTGATGATTATAGAGATTTTATAAAACTTTGTAGTGAAGATATAGACTATATAGATTATTTTTCTTCTCTTGAAGAACACCCTGAAATAATAGCAGATAAAGTTATTAATTGGGAAAAGTTTTTAGAAAAATATCCAGATAGTAAATTAAGGAAAAAAGCAAATGATATTTGTTATTCATATAGAGATGACTATATCCTTGCCTTAACTTCTTCTCAAACAACAGAAGTCTTGAAAAATGGAAAAATTAATGAAGATGTTAAGGAATTAAATAGATTTAAAAATAAATATCCTAATAGTCCAACAACAGAAATTATAAAATATTATTTAGAAAACTATAAAAATGAAGATATAAGAGATATGTTAGCAGATAAAAATGAAGAAATATATAATAAGGGGGAATAA
- a CDS encoding DUF6882 domain-containing protein, with protein MKKIGLIILLIFSFLLLTSCNKGKNEEVKNEKIKFSEESYSLFEKFATDKKETMEKLKSLNKEEANNLYEEYQAQNNNTLYDIEDALAGFLDSIYNDTNGENFTDKDWADANKILNKYDLELWDIGEGMVTIRELPHLYYDMFKDYVTDDYKEYLKIWAKDDEKLYQADAGLLVSFEEIGERIITWENFLNQYPNSKLNVKVTALLNSYREDYLLGMENTPTLDGGYDNIPITVDEVAKKEYDRFMKKYPNSPTVELIKYFLENYQNNNIYDLIRNKILNEFELDLTKEALSENLGRVLAIQDNFNEKIFTSADWTVNLDDNTFSNAKEKYPIEFIGTAILKENGETIWIWEDSSLATEIQATAGNNAIPILTYNSFELPKNMSANAFVSLACGILHDKIAFSGIDYTEKGGMYYFVVSKLPEKVFLPVGIKKFADITELAIKNYDIDHKIFVENFLEWNKTKYEWQGDKIIADFGNEDKLEIQFEKIEDEYRIKEIIL; from the coding sequence ATGAAAAAAATTGGACTTATTATACTTTTAATATTTAGCTTTTTATTATTAACTAGTTGTAATAAAGGTAAAAATGAAGAAGTAAAAAATGAGAAAATAAAATTTTCTGAGGAAAGTTATAGTTTATTTGAAAAATTTGCTACTGATAAAAAAGAGACAATGGAAAAATTAAAATCTTTAAATAAAGAAGAAGCAAATAATCTATATGAAGAATATCAAGCCCAAAATAATAATACTTTATATGATATAGAAGACGCTTTAGCAGGTTTTTTAGATAGTATTTACAATGATACAAATGGTGAAAATTTTACAGATAAAGATTGGGCTGATGCCAATAAAATTTTAAATAAATATGATTTAGAGCTTTGGGATATAGGGGAAGGTATGGTAACTATTAGAGAACTACCTCATCTATATTACGATATGTTTAAAGATTATGTAACTGATGACTATAAAGAGTATTTAAAAATATGGGCAAAAGATGATGAGAAACTATATCAAGCCGATGCAGGCTTATTGGTTTCATTTGAAGAAATTGGTGAAAGAATAATTACTTGGGAAAACTTTTTAAATCAGTATCCTAATAGTAAATTAAATGTAAAAGTAACTGCATTATTGAACTCATACAGAGAAGATTATCTTTTAGGTATGGAAAATACTCCCACACTAGATGGTGGATATGATAATATTCCTATTACTGTTGATGAAGTAGCTAAGAAAGAATATGATAGATTTATGAAAAAATATCCTAATAGTCCAACTGTTGAACTTATCAAATATTTTCTTGAAAATTATCAAAATAATAATATATACGATCTTATAAGAAATAAAATTTTAAATGAATTTGAACTAGATTTAACTAAAGAAGCTTTATCTGAAAACTTAGGAAGAGTTTTAGCTATTCAAGATAATTTCAATGAAAAAATTTTTACAAGTGCAGATTGGACAGTTAATTTAGATGACAATACTTTTTCAAATGCCAAAGAAAAATATCCTATAGAATTTATAGGAACAGCTATTTTAAAAGAAAATGGAGAAACAATTTGGATCTGGGAAGATTCTTCACTTGCTACGGAAATTCAAGCTACTGCTGGAAATAATGCAATTCCAATATTGACCTACAATAGTTTTGAATTACCTAAAAATATGAGTGCAAATGCTTTTGTATCTCTTGCTTGTGGAATTTTACATGATAAGATTGCTTTCTCTGGAATAGATTATACAGAAAAAGGTGGAATGTATTACTTTGTGGTATCTAAATTACCAGAAAAAGTTTTTTTACCTGTTGGTATAAAGAAATTTGCTGATATAACAGAGCTAGCTATTAAAAATTATGATATAGATCATAAAATATTTGTTGAAAATTTCTTAGAATGGAATAAAACTAAATATGAATGGCAAGGAGATAAAATTATTGCTGACTTTGGAAATGAAGATAAATTAGAAATACAATTTGAGAAAATTGAAGATGAATATAGAATAAAAGAAATAATTTTATAA
- a CDS encoding SemiSWEET family transporter, with amino-acid sequence MTKSKFNAIVGSIGAFIGIFVFISYIPQIIANLNGAKSQPLQPLFAAVSCLIWVIYGWTKEPKKDYILIAPNLAGVILGTITFLTAL; translated from the coding sequence ATGACTAAATCAAAATTTAATGCTATTGTTGGATCAATAGGTGCATTTATAGGGATTTTTGTATTTATAAGTTATATCCCACAAATTATTGCTAATTTAAATGGAGCAAAAAGTCAGCCATTACAACCTCTTTTTGCAGCAGTTTCTTGTCTGATATGGGTTATTTATGGTTGGACAAAAGAACCTAAAAAAGATTATATACTAATCGCACCAAATTTAGCAGGAGTAATATTAGGTACTATAACTTTTCTTACTGCCCTTTAA
- a CDS encoding glutathione reductase — translation MNKVYNEIKEFLKDPIKNREAFFNNSSIIWIDWREYDEDIIGYFNGLLAHEDIIELETKEIDLGRGIDLILKKDNKVLTIPYEDDETDRDITIKTLDEFISPKYQIRLFSESLGDDTLAFTVLNSNEWKELENEFGKEKLEFFFTPVSQFKGIFNMSMEEVMKIYTEREVLRDKIFKNN, via the coding sequence ATGAATAAAGTTTATAATGAAATAAAAGAATTTCTAAAAGATCCTATAAAAAATAGAGAAGCTTTTTTTAATAATAGTTCTATCATTTGGATTGACTGGAGAGAATATGATGAAGATATAATAGGTTATTTCAATGGCTTATTAGCTCATGAGGATATTATTGAATTAGAAACAAAGGAAATTGATTTAGGAAGAGGTATTGACCTAATATTAAAAAAGGATAATAAGGTATTAACAATTCCTTATGAAGATGATGAAACAGATAGAGATATTACTATCAAGACTTTAGATGAGTTTATCAGTCCTAAATATCAAATAAGACTATTTTCAGAAAGTCTAGGAGATGATACTCTAGCTTTCACAGTTTTAAATAGTAATGAATGGAAAGAGTTAGAAAATGAATTTGGAAAAGAAAAATTAGAATTTTTCTTTACTCCTGTATCACAATTCAAAGGTATATTTAATATGTCTATGGAAGAAGTAATGAAAATTTATACTGAAAGAGAAGTTTTAAGAGATAAAATTTTTAAAAATAATTAA
- a CDS encoding DUF6882 domain-containing protein yields the protein MDKWNDMFSANLGKIMAIQTACAKYVVKNRDWNVNFDRGIISFGNDEYPLQFLGSEANSSNTWLWAWENINGFDDKIISLAREIKAKGEKLNLEALTTAEIEITDELNGHILSIVACGLADKKYCYYRGPHSGGAIFVAFDGVDERVFAPINEKDFADIVVNSIQQFPLNHKLFVESFLEWNKTKYKWKENTLIADFENSQKLEIDFEEKSELARIINIRLNS from the coding sequence ATGGATAAATGGAATGATATGTTTTCAGCTAATTTAGGAAAAATAATGGCAATTCAAACTGCATGTGCAAAATATGTTGTAAAAAATAGAGATTGGAATGTGAACTTTGATAGAGGAATTATATCTTTTGGTAACGATGAATATCCTTTACAATTTTTAGGTAGTGAAGCGAATTCTTCTAATACTTGGCTTTGGGCTTGGGAAAATATTAATGGTTTTGATGATAAAATAATTTCTTTGGCAAGAGAGATAAAAGCAAAAGGAGAAAAATTAAATTTAGAAGCTTTAACTACTGCTGAAATTGAGATAACTGATGAATTAAACGGGCATATTTTATCAATAGTAGCCTGTGGTCTTGCTGATAAAAAATACTGCTACTATCGTGGTCCTCATTCAGGTGGAGCTATTTTTGTTGCTTTTGATGGTGTTGACGAAAGAGTATTTGCTCCTATTAATGAAAAAGACTTTGCAGACATTGTAGTTAATTCTATACAACAATTTCCTTTAAATCATAAGCTATTTGTTGAAAGTTTTTTAGAGTGGAATAAAACTAAATATAAATGGAAAGAAAATACTTTAATTGCAGACTTTGAAAATTCTCAAAAATTAGAAATTGATTTTGAAGAAAAAAGTGAACTAGCTAGAATTATAAATATTCGTTTGAATTCTTAA
- a CDS encoding Dabb family protein: MLNHIVMWKIKEEVEDKEKVKLDIKNALEGLFGKIKELREIRVETFMETTSTHDIALFVKVDNEETLKKYATNPLHVEVVKNYIKPFVYDRVCIDFFE; encoded by the coding sequence ATGTTAAATCATATAGTTATGTGGAAAATAAAAGAAGAAGTTGAAGATAAAGAAAAAGTTAAATTAGATATAAAAAATGCTTTAGAAGGACTATTTGGTAAAATAAAAGAGTTAAGAGAAATTAGAGTTGAAACATTTATGGAAACTACAAGTACTCATGATATTGCATTATTTGTTAAGGTGGATAATGAAGAAACATTAAAAAAATATGCAACAAATCCTTTACATGTTGAAGTAGTAAAAAACTATATTAAACCTTTTGTTTATGATAGAGTATGTATAGATTTTTTTGAATAG